One Aegilops tauschii subsp. strangulata cultivar AL8/78 chromosome 2, Aet v6.0, whole genome shotgun sequence genomic window, CGATGTatcttctatgctttgtgtgatgatcaacttgaatcactctctgtacttagtcttgatcaactttgactctttccaactctatgaccaatctttggataattccttaataccACCTTGGTTaactcataaactccttgaaaccaacacatgtactttAAGAAAtacctatggacaaatccttcaaatataactcaatccAACCcttagtccatagagaatgtaacaattaccaaaaccacacaggCACCGCATGTTCCTTTCAGCCGGGCGCCACCGCGTTCCCACCGCTCGCTCATCTGCGATTCTAgaggacgacgatgccgacagcACACTACCCGCGGCCACGTCCCCTCCACCTACCGGAGTAGCCGGCGAAGTAAGGCCCAACACCTCGGCCGCCGTGCTGCCCGCAGCGGAGGTGGGTTCCGGCGAAAAGGCGGCAGAGGAGCCCATACCCGAGGTCCTCCAGGGGACGGGGGTCTCTCAGGCCCTCAAACAGGACGACACCGCCAGGCTCGCCGAGGGCCGCCCCGAGGGCCGGGAAGGCAGCGCTCGAAGATGGAGGCAATGCAGCAGCTGCCGCGGCGAAGAAGAGCAAATGGGCCGCCAAAGACGAGTAAGTTCCCGTGCCCGCTCTCGCGCCTCAGCATGTATCCCTTGAGTAAGTCTAAACTGGCCCCAGTTTGCGCAGGCGGGCCATTGACGatcagaagaagaagacgaagaagtcGGGGGTGAAGACAGCCCCTAGCTCGAAGGGGGCGCCAATGCCCACCGGGAGCCCGAGCGGCGTGGGGAAGCCGCCCGACGTCCTAGCGCCGAAGCGGGCCGCCCTGGTGTCGAGGAGAGGCCGACCGCCCCACCAGAGCCGTGCGGGGGCGCGATCACCGAGGCTGAGGTGGGCCAGCCTCAATTGCCCCCCCTCGGGGGGTAGGGGCGCGTCCCTCGCGGGGCCTGATGCGGAAGGAGGCGGCGCCGGAGAAGAACGGGGTGCCAAACCTTGCATCTGCCGCCCCCCTCGGCGCGACGACGGAGGTCGCGCCCGCCTCCAACGCTCCCGAGACCGGTGCGGCGAGCCCCTGTGACGTGCCACAGCGACCAAGCGTGAAACGAGTCCTGGCATGCCCCCCGCTACAGGTGCGCGTCGCCGAGGCATTCCTAGCCATGACACCCGCGGGCACCAAGGAGCCGAGCCTGGGCCGTGCCCTCACGCTCGTGAGCTACCGCGCCTTGCTCAGGCATGGGGCTTTGAGTGACGCCAAGGCCGCGCTCGATCGGCTCAGGGCAGACTTCCAGGTTGCCGAGGCGCGCCTTACTGAAGAGCGTCTGAAATTTGCCGACGGGTGGCGCCAGCTCAACGTCACCACGAAGATGGCCCAACGTCAGAACGAGGCCACCCGTGCGGAAAGCGAGAAGGAGACCGGTGAGGTGAAATCAGCTTGCACGACTGCACTCGCAGAGGCCGAGGCGGCCGCTAAGCACCGCAAGGAGGCGGAGGCCAGCCTGAAGGCGCTCCTGGACGAACGGGCCACGCAGTCGCAGCAGCTCCAATCGCGGGAGGATGATTTCAAAGAGCGCGAGGCAAAGCTCGCAACCCGTGAGTCGGACCTGGCGAGGGTGTCGACCGAGAAGGCAGTGGAACGCGAGCGCGTGGAGACTCTGGGGCGCTAGGTGACCGACGCTCAGGAGGCCCACGCGAAGCATGTGTCCGAAGTCAACGCCCAGCTGGAGGCTAAGGAGAAGAAGGCCCAAGCGGACGCTGACGCGAAGGTTGAGGCTGAGCGCTCAAGGCTGGCCGAGGAGCATGGCAGGGAGCAGAAGCAGTGGGAGGGCGACTTGGAGAAGGAGCGTGAGAAGTTCCGGCAAGAAATTGCCGAACTCAAGACGGCGCTCGACGCGAATCAGGGGCGACAGTCCGAACGCCCCACAACACTCCACTCTCCTGAGCTCCGAGCCCGTGGCGCCCTGCGGTCCATCTGCAGGGAGAGGCTTGAAACTCCCCTCGTGCCCAGCGACGCTGACTTTCCTGAATTCGCCTCCAAGCTCGTGGAGCAGCTCGAAGAAGGGGCCCGAAAGGTGGACGACATCTTGGAGGAGGAGCGCCGTGACCTCTTCTTTCAGGCGGccacgcgcgtcttcagccacctcctccACGGCGATCCCAACTTTGACTTTGGCAGGGTGATAGCTCCCATTCTGAAGCGTTCCATGATGGCCTCGCGGAGGCGAGGCGCTGCTTGGGAAGTTCTCCTGCGATAGCGACACGGGCTCCCACGAGGTTGAAGAAGGTGATGGCGACGGTGCTGACAGCGGTGGCGACGCTTCCCTTTAGGACTCCACTTCTTTACCTAAAACAGACTGACGCGGTCTCGCAGTGGCATGAAAACAATAACTTTTGTTGGAGTATTTTAATGCTATAATGAATGCATGTGCTCTCGCGGGGTTTCCTCCTGATGCTACGTCAGGACCCAGCCCCGTGCGAGCTTCAACCGTTGCTGGTATGTCAGGTCGCGATGCCTAGACAAGGCCAGAAGGCGAGGGGCACCGGAGGCTACTGAAGGCTCCTGAGGCATAATGCTCAGGAAACCCTCTTTTGACGTGCAAACGGTCCACGCGGGGGAAAACACCAGCATTCGCGAGACCGCCTCCGGAGGTGTCCAAACTTAGCTTTTGCCACGCCTGATAGCCTTCCGCTTGCAGGGCGCACCTCACGGAATCTCCCAAGTGACCCGTTCCTGAATCGTCCTGCATACAAAAGGTCCCCCCGGGGGCGGCGCGTGCTAGTCAGCTCACTCATGGCCCTTACGCGAGGAGACCGGACACCAAGGACCTTGGTGGGGTGGCGTGTGCAGGAGCAGGCCCGCTAGCCGGAGCCCGGTCACTTGGGTTTTTCAGCGATCTcattttgtaacatcccaaattttcaatttggaatgttatacataggccattcatgcatatcatatttttactGCATTGTTgctttgcgatcctcgaaattctaagcaactcaaggacccacggagagagttggggatttcactatACGGATTTCATGTTTTTCATacttgaattttatcaaatatcgaaacaaggatcactttggttttaattatttttctcaccgaaaatatttcatattaaaatataagagaggagataatatgacttcttcaaaataaaggGAATATTGAAGGAAAAATATTAAGATCAaataaataatatttttggacttttattgctattttatttgaattaggaaaaatatgcgttttttcaaaattgcattagaggcccaaataaatgttcactttgtccgcaatattattagaggaccgtgaaaatttatttcaggatttttggactccgtttagtatttcttttatttgttttttcgCGTTAGGATTTATTAAAAAAAACCCGCCGAACCGAACTGGGCCGAGGCCAGCTGGCCCAGCCGCCGTGCCGCATTCCCCGTCCCGTGCCGCGGCCGGACTCGGAGGAGTCCGAGCCGCGCCTGCCGCCGCGACCCCCTCCCCAAGTCgggcgccgccgccacctcgccccCCCTTTAAAAGCCCATCCCGGGGCCCCTAGGAGCCCCGAGTCACCGCCGCCGCCTACCCACGCCAGCCCCGCCGCCgagcccgcgccgcccgccgcccgctctGCGctgcgccgctcgccgccgctgccgcgccgcGCCACCGCTCGCCCGCGCCGCCCCTCCTCGCTGGAGCTGCGCCGcacgtcgccggagccgccgccgtcccgaTCCGATCTGAGCCGCCAGTTTTTTTCGGTTTTTAGGTAAAAACCCCGGTTCTTTTAAAAAACCCTAGATGCGTTTTTTTATTTTATCGgttcggttttctcggtttaagttatttagcggacgttcgtccgtacgttcgttttaacgaacgctgttcatccgttagccgcagacagcgaatgTTTGTTCGTTagactgttcgtcagtttttttccagggtttttccgcgattatttccgatcgcgatttctgccctaatcttcattttagtttatattttcgctcgtttatccaaatcaggtgaaacaagcgcctagatcttcgtctcgaagccctctttctgtttaaccaacttgaacaagatttcagtactgtaaaatttgactttagtccagattagtaaatggatcttgtttctttcgtagtttgagtttcgttgctccgtttgatttgattctttttgcaaaccgaagttcttcagttgaactttctggttagatcttcttatttgagttttacccgtgcatatttgcttgagtgcttatgtatgctattgtttgtttgcgatagaattcccggagtgcgaagcgtgctactacgagtcactaggttttgcggattgtcagcaaggcaagtcacacattgatcatactcctttactacccaatttttatgcattagtttcaaccctcacacattgcatgagtaaGATCTCTTAACATGTAGGTCTGGGAactagatgatgaggtagaacctattgccctgtttattatcaaacccttgagAGTTATttctatgttatgcttatattgccatgctatgctcgtagacgtggactgggtttgagagtatccatgacagatgtgagattgctaattaatggttcaacttaaggtggcaactttaatacacatctgggtggattgcttgtgggcacctggagaatccagtgttgtcctaggatatcccggagtacccgtgtgatcatcctatggtccgccacccaggctcaaagggatcataagattattcatgctagaaacttccgtgtgaagccacaagccattatgggctctggcatagttgagtatgttgcgtgacctctttcagtggtaggctagtagatgtagagggaaagtaggtgtaactgtctacccagagtaaagagttaatgcttctgaaagactgtgtcccggtcatccgtttctcaaacaccatgtagtgtgagaaatcaaacggaggagatcgagtcttgtggggaaaagtgcgcaaacctctgcagagtgtataaactaatcatggttagccgtgtcccctgttatggacatcttgagtatctggtacttgaattattgatttgatctcatcactctaaattaatctGTTGGGATGATAATGactactttaattgggattgagttggaggacccttctcaatgatgtttcaaccaccatgatagttaaataaagtctattcctttgttgtaggaaaaaattggcttttcgcaaaaacaatataaccatagagcctccaccagccatatatgcatgtagtgatagcatttatctattcattgctctactgtgttatattgccaacatattccatgtgctgacccgtttcgggctgcaacatatcatgttgcagacttttcagacgacgagta contains:
- the LOC109736287 gene encoding uncharacterized protein; protein product: MRKEAAPEKNGVPNLASAAPLGATTEVAPASNAPETGAASPCDVPQRPSVKRVLACPPLQVRVAEAFLAMTPAGTKEPSLGRALTLVSYRALLRHGALSDAKAALDRLRADFQVAEARLTEERLKFADGWRQLNVTTKMAQRQNEATRAESEKETGEVKSACTTALAEAEAAAKHRKEAEASLKALLDERATQSQQLQSREDDFKEREAKLATRESDLARVSTEKAVERERVETLGR